From a region of the Alnus glutinosa chromosome 1, dhAlnGlut1.1, whole genome shotgun sequence genome:
- the LOC133865450 gene encoding probable LRR receptor-like serine/threonine-protein kinase At1g67720 isoform X1, giving the protein MGSFSHFPVMFLLIISSSVVCQVEEFISLDCGGTSNYTDRSTGLPWSSDNGIMSHGKSVEVENPSENVVQYRRRREFPIDNRKYCYTLITQERRRYLVRATFQYGSLKDEETYPQFHVYLDATKWSTVSILDASRVYVKEMIIRAPSDSINVCICCATTGSPFISTLELRPLNLSMYATDFEDNFFLEVAARLNFGAPSKDPIRYPDDPYDRIWESDLVKRQNYLVGVAPGTERIYTQKNVDIKTREYPPMKVMQTAVVGTKGQLTYRLNLEDFPANARAYAYFAEIEDLGANETRKFKLEQPDIADSRNAVVNIAENANGSYTLYEPSYMNVTLDFVLSFSFVKTRDSTRGPLLNAMEISKYLKIASKTGGQDLIVVNALRFMSAESIWTNEGDPCVPTQWEWVTCSFTIPPRITKIELSRKNVTGEIPSELNYMEALTELWLDSNSLTGPLPDISNLNSLKILHLENNKLTGPLPSYLGSLASLQELYIQNNSFTGEIPPGLLNGKVIFHYEDNPKLRKAALNKKHFKLILGVSIGALGILSILFIGSLLLMHYLRRKACQKKKDEKGGSRRSSNKPSTAYSIARGGHLMDEGIAYYITLSELEEATQKFSKKIGKGSFGSVYYGKMKDGKEVAVKIMADLSSHGDQQFVTEVALLSRIHHRNLVPLIGYCEEEHQRILVYEYMHNGTLRDHIYDSANQKRLDWLARLRIAEDAAKGLDYLHTGCNPSIIHRDVKTSNILLDINMRAKVSDFGLSRQTEEDLTHISSMARGTVGYLDPEYYANQQLTEKSDVYSFGVVLLELISGKKPVSAEDYGPEMNIVHWARSLIRKGDVVSTIDPFLVGNVKTESIWRIAEVAIQCVEQHGASRPRMQEIILAIQDATKIEKAIDQKISSCSSKAQSSRKTLLASFLEIESPDLSKECLVPSAR; this is encoded by the exons ATGGGTTCATTTTCTCATTTCCCGGTTATGTTTCTTTTGATTATATCATCATCTGTTGTGTGCCAAGTTGAAG aattcaTCAGTTTAGACTGTGGAGGAACAAGTAACTACACTGACCGTAGTACTGGACTGCCATGGAGTTCAGACAATGGAATCATGAGCCACGGCAAATCAGTGGAAGTAGAAAATCCAAGTGAAAACGTAGTACAGTATCGAAGGCGTCGAGAATTTCCCATAGACAACAGGAAGTACTGCTATACTTTAATCACCCAAGAAAGAAGGCGATATCTAGTTCGTGCAACATTTCAGTATGGCAGCTTGAAAGATGAAGAAACATATCCTCAGTTTCACGTATACTTGGATGCAACTAAGTGGTCAACTGTGTCAATTTTGGATGCTTCCAGAGTATATGTGAAGGAAATGATCATCAGGGCACCCTCGGATTCCATCAATGTCTGCATATGCTGTGCAACAACTGGTTCTCCTTTCATCTCCACTCTTGAGCTGCGGCCCTTAAATCTTTCGATGTATGCGACGGATTTCGAGGATAATTTCTTCTTAGAAGTAGCAGCTAGATTGAACTTTGGTGCCCCAAGCAAGGATCCCATAAG gtACCCAGATGATCCCTATGACAGAATTTGGGAGTCAGATCTTGTTAAAAGGCAAAACTATCTGGTAGGGGTGGCCCCTGGCACAGAAAGAATCTATACCCAGAAGAACGTAGACATAAAAACGAGAGAGTACCCACCTATGAAAGTAATGCAAACAGCGGTTGTTGGCACCAAAGGGCAGCTCACCTACAGATTAAATCTAGAAGATTTCCCTGCCAATGCTCGAGCTTATGCATACTTTGCTGAAATTGAAGACTTGGGTGCCAATGAGACTCGGAAATTCAAATTAGAGCAACCTGACATAGCTGACTCTAGAAATGCAGTGGTAAATATCGCTGAGAATGCCAATGGGAGCTACACTCTTTATGAACCGAGCTACATGAATGTGACTCTGGACTTTGTTCTGTCATTCTCCTTTGTCAAGACCCGGGATTCTACTCGAGGGCCACTGCTTAATGCGATGGAAATAAGTAAATATTTAAAGATTGCTTCCAAGACTGGTGGGCAAGACT TGATTGTTGTCAATGCCCTTCGCTTCATGTCTGCTGAAAGCATTTGGACAAATGAAGGTGATCCTTGTGTCCCAACGCAGTGGGAATGGGTAACCTGCAGCTTTACCATACCACCCAGGATTACAAAAAT TGAGTTGTCAAGAAAGAATGTGACGGGTGAAATCCCATCCGAGCTCAACTACATGGAGGCATTGACAGAGTT GTGGTTGGACAGTAATTCCCTCACAGGGCCACTCCCTGACATAAGTAACCTTAACAGTTTAAAGATTCT GCATTTAGAGAACAACAAATTGACTGGTCCATTACCTTCTTACCTCGGTAGTTTGGCAAGCTTACAAGAACT GTACATACAGAACAACTCTTTTACCGGCGAAATACCTCCAGGATTGTTAAATgggaaagtcatttttca CTATGAAGATAATCCCAAACTACGTAAAGCGGCACTGAACAAGAAGCATTTTAAGTTGATACTTGGAGTGTCAATTGGAGCACTTGGGATTCTATCAATTCTATTCATAGGAAGTTTATTATTAATGCATTATCTTCGAAGAAAGGCatgtcaaaagaaaaaggatgaaAAAG GTGGGTCTAGGCGTAGCAGCAATAAACCTTCAACTGCCTACTCAATTGCCCGTGGTGGGCATTTAATGGATGAAGGCATAGCTTACTATATTACACTCTCTGAACTAGAAGAAGCTACCCAAAAATTTTCCAAGAAAATTGGCAAAGGAAGCTTTGGATCTGTCTATTATGGGAAAATGAAAGACGGAAAAGAGGTGGCAGTTAAGATCATGGCAGATTTGTCTAGCCATGGAGACCAGCAATTTGTGACTGAG GTAGCCCTCTTGTCAAGAATTCACCATAGAAATTTGGTTCCTTTAATTGGATACTGTGAAGAAGAACATCAACGTATTTTGGTTTATGAGTATATGCACAATGGAACCTTGAGGGATCACATATATG ATTCTGCCAACCAGAAGCGCTTAGACTGGCTAGCTCGTCTTCGTATAGCAGAAGATGCTGCTAAAG GTCTCGATTACTTACACACTGGATGCAACCCAAGTATCATTCACCGAGATGTAAAAACAAGCAATATTCTCCTAGACATCAATATGAGAGCAAAAGTGTCAGATTTTGGACTTTCAAGGCAAACTGAAGAAGATTTAACCCATATATCAAGTATGGCACGAGGGACAGTAGGCTACTTGGATCCTGA GTACTATGCAAATCAGCAATTAACCGAAAAGAGTGATGTTTACAGTTTTGGGGTTGTTCTTCTGGAATTGATCTCTGGGAAAAAGCCTGTATCTGCAGAAGATTATGGTCCTGAAATGAACATTGTTCACTGG GCAAGGTCCTTGATCCGTAAAGGTGATGTTGTCAGCACCATAGACCCTTTCCTAGTAGGAAATGTGAAGACCGAGTCCATTTGGAGGATTGCTGAAGTTGCAATCCAGTGTGTTGAACAACATGGGGCTTCCAGGCCAAGGATGCAGGAAATAATTTTGGCTATACAAGATGCTACCAAGATTGAGAAGGCAATTGACCAAAAAATATCATCCTGTAGTTCCAAGGCACAATCTTCAAGGAAAACTTTGCTGGCAAGCTTTCTTGAAATTGAGAGCCCTGACTTATCAAAGGAGTGCCTGGTTCCATCTGCAAGATAA
- the LOC133865450 gene encoding probable LRR receptor-like serine/threonine-protein kinase At1g67720 isoform X2: MSHGKSVEVENPSENVVQYRRRREFPIDNRKYCYTLITQERRRYLVRATFQYGSLKDEETYPQFHVYLDATKWSTVSILDASRVYVKEMIIRAPSDSINVCICCATTGSPFISTLELRPLNLSMYATDFEDNFFLEVAARLNFGAPSKDPIRYPDDPYDRIWESDLVKRQNYLVGVAPGTERIYTQKNVDIKTREYPPMKVMQTAVVGTKGQLTYRLNLEDFPANARAYAYFAEIEDLGANETRKFKLEQPDIADSRNAVVNIAENANGSYTLYEPSYMNVTLDFVLSFSFVKTRDSTRGPLLNAMEISKYLKIASKTGGQDLIVVNALRFMSAESIWTNEGDPCVPTQWEWVTCSFTIPPRITKIELSRKNVTGEIPSELNYMEALTELWLDSNSLTGPLPDISNLNSLKILHLENNKLTGPLPSYLGSLASLQELYIQNNSFTGEIPPGLLNGKVIFHYEDNPKLRKAALNKKHFKLILGVSIGALGILSILFIGSLLLMHYLRRKACQKKKDEKGGSRRSSNKPSTAYSIARGGHLMDEGIAYYITLSELEEATQKFSKKIGKGSFGSVYYGKMKDGKEVAVKIMADLSSHGDQQFVTEVALLSRIHHRNLVPLIGYCEEEHQRILVYEYMHNGTLRDHIYDSANQKRLDWLARLRIAEDAAKGLDYLHTGCNPSIIHRDVKTSNILLDINMRAKVSDFGLSRQTEEDLTHISSMARGTVGYLDPEYYANQQLTEKSDVYSFGVVLLELISGKKPVSAEDYGPEMNIVHWARSLIRKGDVVSTIDPFLVGNVKTESIWRIAEVAIQCVEQHGASRPRMQEIILAIQDATKIEKAIDQKISSCSSKAQSSRKTLLASFLEIESPDLSKECLVPSAR; the protein is encoded by the exons ATGAGCCACGGCAAATCAGTGGAAGTAGAAAATCCAAGTGAAAACGTAGTACAGTATCGAAGGCGTCGAGAATTTCCCATAGACAACAGGAAGTACTGCTATACTTTAATCACCCAAGAAAGAAGGCGATATCTAGTTCGTGCAACATTTCAGTATGGCAGCTTGAAAGATGAAGAAACATATCCTCAGTTTCACGTATACTTGGATGCAACTAAGTGGTCAACTGTGTCAATTTTGGATGCTTCCAGAGTATATGTGAAGGAAATGATCATCAGGGCACCCTCGGATTCCATCAATGTCTGCATATGCTGTGCAACAACTGGTTCTCCTTTCATCTCCACTCTTGAGCTGCGGCCCTTAAATCTTTCGATGTATGCGACGGATTTCGAGGATAATTTCTTCTTAGAAGTAGCAGCTAGATTGAACTTTGGTGCCCCAAGCAAGGATCCCATAAG gtACCCAGATGATCCCTATGACAGAATTTGGGAGTCAGATCTTGTTAAAAGGCAAAACTATCTGGTAGGGGTGGCCCCTGGCACAGAAAGAATCTATACCCAGAAGAACGTAGACATAAAAACGAGAGAGTACCCACCTATGAAAGTAATGCAAACAGCGGTTGTTGGCACCAAAGGGCAGCTCACCTACAGATTAAATCTAGAAGATTTCCCTGCCAATGCTCGAGCTTATGCATACTTTGCTGAAATTGAAGACTTGGGTGCCAATGAGACTCGGAAATTCAAATTAGAGCAACCTGACATAGCTGACTCTAGAAATGCAGTGGTAAATATCGCTGAGAATGCCAATGGGAGCTACACTCTTTATGAACCGAGCTACATGAATGTGACTCTGGACTTTGTTCTGTCATTCTCCTTTGTCAAGACCCGGGATTCTACTCGAGGGCCACTGCTTAATGCGATGGAAATAAGTAAATATTTAAAGATTGCTTCCAAGACTGGTGGGCAAGACT TGATTGTTGTCAATGCCCTTCGCTTCATGTCTGCTGAAAGCATTTGGACAAATGAAGGTGATCCTTGTGTCCCAACGCAGTGGGAATGGGTAACCTGCAGCTTTACCATACCACCCAGGATTACAAAAAT TGAGTTGTCAAGAAAGAATGTGACGGGTGAAATCCCATCCGAGCTCAACTACATGGAGGCATTGACAGAGTT GTGGTTGGACAGTAATTCCCTCACAGGGCCACTCCCTGACATAAGTAACCTTAACAGTTTAAAGATTCT GCATTTAGAGAACAACAAATTGACTGGTCCATTACCTTCTTACCTCGGTAGTTTGGCAAGCTTACAAGAACT GTACATACAGAACAACTCTTTTACCGGCGAAATACCTCCAGGATTGTTAAATgggaaagtcatttttca CTATGAAGATAATCCCAAACTACGTAAAGCGGCACTGAACAAGAAGCATTTTAAGTTGATACTTGGAGTGTCAATTGGAGCACTTGGGATTCTATCAATTCTATTCATAGGAAGTTTATTATTAATGCATTATCTTCGAAGAAAGGCatgtcaaaagaaaaaggatgaaAAAG GTGGGTCTAGGCGTAGCAGCAATAAACCTTCAACTGCCTACTCAATTGCCCGTGGTGGGCATTTAATGGATGAAGGCATAGCTTACTATATTACACTCTCTGAACTAGAAGAAGCTACCCAAAAATTTTCCAAGAAAATTGGCAAAGGAAGCTTTGGATCTGTCTATTATGGGAAAATGAAAGACGGAAAAGAGGTGGCAGTTAAGATCATGGCAGATTTGTCTAGCCATGGAGACCAGCAATTTGTGACTGAG GTAGCCCTCTTGTCAAGAATTCACCATAGAAATTTGGTTCCTTTAATTGGATACTGTGAAGAAGAACATCAACGTATTTTGGTTTATGAGTATATGCACAATGGAACCTTGAGGGATCACATATATG ATTCTGCCAACCAGAAGCGCTTAGACTGGCTAGCTCGTCTTCGTATAGCAGAAGATGCTGCTAAAG GTCTCGATTACTTACACACTGGATGCAACCCAAGTATCATTCACCGAGATGTAAAAACAAGCAATATTCTCCTAGACATCAATATGAGAGCAAAAGTGTCAGATTTTGGACTTTCAAGGCAAACTGAAGAAGATTTAACCCATATATCAAGTATGGCACGAGGGACAGTAGGCTACTTGGATCCTGA GTACTATGCAAATCAGCAATTAACCGAAAAGAGTGATGTTTACAGTTTTGGGGTTGTTCTTCTGGAATTGATCTCTGGGAAAAAGCCTGTATCTGCAGAAGATTATGGTCCTGAAATGAACATTGTTCACTGG GCAAGGTCCTTGATCCGTAAAGGTGATGTTGTCAGCACCATAGACCCTTTCCTAGTAGGAAATGTGAAGACCGAGTCCATTTGGAGGATTGCTGAAGTTGCAATCCAGTGTGTTGAACAACATGGGGCTTCCAGGCCAAGGATGCAGGAAATAATTTTGGCTATACAAGATGCTACCAAGATTGAGAAGGCAATTGACCAAAAAATATCATCCTGTAGTTCCAAGGCACAATCTTCAAGGAAAACTTTGCTGGCAAGCTTTCTTGAAATTGAGAGCCCTGACTTATCAAAGGAGTGCCTGGTTCCATCTGCAAGATAA